Proteins from a single region of Ziziphus jujuba cultivar Dongzao chromosome 1, ASM3175591v1:
- the LOC107413171 gene encoding integrin-linked protein kinase 1, which yields MEMRTTPLRFALGKQSSLAPARGSDRRNKPEVDSGGEVNPGVRLMYLANEADLDGIRELLDSGIDVNFRDIDNRTALHIAACQGLTDVVALLLQRGAEVDPKDRWGSTPLADAIYYKNQDVIKLLEKHGAKHVPAPMHVRHAREVPEYEIDPKELDFTNSVEIDKGTFRIASWRGTEVAVKKLGDEVLVDEDKVKAFRDELALLQKIRHPNVVQFLGAVTQSSPMMIVTEYLPKGDLRVFLKRKGALKPTTAVRFALDIARGMSYLHENKPVPIIHRDLEPPNILRDDSGHLKVADFGVSKLLTVKEDKPLNCLETSCRYVAPEVFKHEEYDTKVDVFSFALILQEMIEGYPPFCTKQETEVPKAYAARDRPPFRAPAKRYTHGLRDLIEECWNENPAKRPTFRQIITKLEIIHNSLSHKRRWKVRPLKCFQNIEAMLRKDRSNPSSRSGSSRSSRSSI from the exons ATGGAGATGAGAACGACGCCGTTGCGTTTCGCACTGGGGAAGCAGTCGTCTCTGGCACCGGCCCGGGGCTCGGACCGCCGCAACAAGCCGGAGGTGGACTCCGGCGGGGAGGTGAATCCCGGGGTGCGGCTGATGTACTTGGCCAACGAAGCTGACCTTGACGGCATACGCGAGCTCTTGGATTCCGGCATCGACGTCAATTTCCGCGACATCGATAATCGGACGGCTCTGCATATCGCTGCGTGCCAGGGCTTGACCGACGTCGTTGCGTTGCTGCTGCAGCGTGGTGCTGAGGTTGATCCTAAGGACCGCTGGGGAAGCACT CCTCTTGCAGATGCTATATACTATAAAAACCAAGACGTGATCAAGCTTTTGGAGAAACATGGCGCTAAGCATGTG CCGGCGCCTATGCACGTCAGACATGCCCGTGAAGTCCCCGAATATGAAATTGATCCAAAAGAACTTGATTTCACCAACAGCGTTGAAATTGATAAG GGGACCTTCCGCATAGCATCATGGCGTGGAACAGAAGTTGCTGTCAAAAAGCTAGGGGATGAAGTGCTTGTTGATGAGGATAAAGT GAAGGCATTTAGAGATGAACTTGCATTGCTTCAGAAGATACGGCATCCAAATGTAGTCCAATTTCTTGGTGCTGTGACTCAAAGTAGTCCAATGATGATTGTGACTGAATATTTGCCCAAG GGTGATCTTCGTGTATTCTTGAAAAGAAAAGGGGCTTTAAAACCAACAACTGCTGTCAGATTTGCACTTGATATTGCAAG GGGAATGAGTTATTTGCATGAGAATAAGCCGGTTCCAATAATTCACCGTGATCTCGAGCCTCC AAATATATTGCGGGACGATTCTGGGCACCTAAAAGTTGCAGACTTTGGAGTTAGCAAGTTGTTGACGGTTAAAGAAGATAAGCCTCTGAATTGTCTAGAAACTTCTT GCCGATATGTTGCCCCGGAGGTTTTTAAACATGAAGAATATGACACAAAAGTGGATGTATTCTCATTTGCTTTGATTCTGCAAGAG ATGATTGAAGGCTATCCACCCTTTTGTACTAAGCAAGAAACTGAAGTTCCTAAAGCATACGCTGCAAGAGATCGCCCACCTTTTAGAGCTCCAGCTAAGCGCTATACGCATGGGCTAAGAGA TTTGATTGAGGAGTGCTGGAATGAGAACCCAGCCAAGAGACCAACATTTAGGCAGATAATAACAAAGCTGGAGATCATCCACAACAGTCTCAGTCATAAGAGGCGTTGGAAG GTTAGACCATTGAAATGCTTTCAAAATATAGAAGCTATGTTGAGGAAAGATCGTTCCAATCCAAGCAGCCGCAGTGGCTCATCTCGATCTTCTCGCAGCAGCATATAg
- the LOC107412840 gene encoding cyclic phosphodiesterase: MATPETTIADPQSEKNVYSVWAIPPDDVAARLKKLMEGLRAEFGGPQFEPHITVVGAISLTADDAVAKFRSACEGLKAYTATVERVATGTFFYQCVYLLIHPTPQVVETSTHCTGHFGYKSSTPYMPHLSLLYGDLSEDEKKKAQEKANILDESISGLSFQVTRLALYKTDTEDKTLKSWEKITECTLDSN; this comes from the exons ATGGCAACCCCCGAAACCACTATCGCGGACCCACAGAGCGAGAAGAATGTGTATTCAGTGTGGGCGATCCCACCCGATGATGTTGCAGCCAGGCTGAAGAAGCTGATGGAGGGACTAAGAGCCGAGTTCGGTGGGCCCCAATTCGAGCCCCACATCACGGTCGTTGGGGCCATCAGTTTGACGGCTGATGATGCAGTCGCCAAGTTCAGATCCGCTTGTGAAGGTCTCAAGGCCTATACTGCTACCGTTGAACGTGTGGCTACCGGGACTTTCTTTTATCAGTGTGTTTACCTTCTCATCCATCCCACGCCTcag GTAGTGGAAACTAGTACACATTGCACAGGACATTTTGGTTACAAGAGCTCCACTC CATATATGCCCCATTTGAGCCTTCTTTATGGGGATTTAAGTGAGGATGAGAAGAAAAAGGCTCAAGAAAAAGCTAACATTCTTGACGAAAGCATTAGTGGTTTGAGCTTTCAAGTAACTCGGCTTGCGTTGTACAAAACGGACACTGAAGATAAAACCCTCAAATCTTGGGAGAAGATTACCGAATGCACTCTTGACTCCAATTAG